The sequence below is a genomic window from Colletotrichum destructivum chromosome 4, complete sequence.
AACAGCCACAACAACCATTCACAATACCAGCATCAGCTCCAGCCCCAACCTCAACAACCACAACACTTTTATCCTCAGTCactcgacttcgacttcgacctcgacacATCTTTCGACGACGTAGCACAGGATCTCAACTCGTCGAGTATCTCATCTTCACCACTTTCGACTCAATCCTTTATTTCTCCTCATTACTCCTTGGCGAACCAGCCGGTCAGCCTTTCAGATTACACACCATCTAACTTCGCTGTGCCACGAAGAGCGGCCATTGACAACACGGCTTTCGACGACTCGTCTTTGAATTTGAATCATCAGCAAGACCATATGCATTCCGACGCCTGGGTGGTAGGGAATCAGTACGCTCCCAAGTCGGTCGGCCGACTATCTCACCAACGGGAATCCTCACTGTCGTCTCTGGGCTCTGCTGGCCCTGCCTCACCCTACAATCTCAACATTTCGAACCCCCAGATCGCGGTTACAGACTCGACAGCAGACGGTGTATACGACATGCAGTCCCACGACAGCAGTGCCTTCTATCAGCTGTCCAGCAAAGCTATGGCGGCGCCACACGAGAACATGTATCCGAACTACAACGGATTGAACAACATCTCACCAGACATGAGTGGTTATGCATCTGCTGTAAACGTCCAAAGGCCGCGTTCTGATCGGAGTTTGCTTCCCGCTCCGGAACTCTCGGTCGCAGGCAACAGATCTCACCCTAACTCGGTGGCGAGTTCCATTGCCGGTGACTCACCCGCCACTCCGTCACACATCGAGCAAGAAGATGACCGGAGACGCAAAGCTGGTAAGGACGCTTCTGTTAGTTTCGACGAGTTTTTAAGCATGTGCTTACCAATTTTTGATGAAGCAGTATTTAGCAATGTCCCCAAGTTGGATCGTACGATGACGGACATTTACAACGATGAGCTCTACAGTCCAAACTTCACAATCACATCAGCATCTCCAGCCCAAAGTCAGATGGCTGTGTCCCCCAGCAACGATGTTTTTGCTCAAAGGCTTAGCGCAGCCAACAACCAACACTTGAGCGCGGTGCATTCACCTGCGTCCAATGTATCACGAGACCGGTCTCCATTCCGCCAAGGCTCGCCACTCGCACCTGTTGCCAATCACGATTTCGGTGCCGGCATGCATGCCTCCCGTTTGAGGTTCAATTCTGCACTCCAAATGCGAGAGCAGAAGAAGGCGGAACAAGATGCTCAGGCTATGAGGCAACAAATGTCCATGAAGTCTGAGCCCGATACCCCCAAGACCATATCCCCCAAGGACGCCATGCTTGAGTTTCACGACGCTGATGGCGATTCTTCCTTTCCATTGTTCCCATCACAGGAGCCGGCG
It includes:
- a CDS encoding Putative Zinc finger C2H2-type, whose translation is MLLTQPATVQPLQQHHFCHNSHNNHSQYQHQLQPQPQQPQHFYPQSLDFDFDLDTSFDDVAQDLNSSSISSSPLSTQSFISPHYSLANQPVSLSDYTPSNFAVPRRAAIDNTAFDDSSLNLNHQQDHMHSDAWVVGNQYAPKSVGRLSHQRESSLSSLGSAGPASPYNLNISNPQIAVTDSTADGVYDMQSHDSSAFYQLSSKAMAAPHENMYPNYNGLNNISPDMSGYASAVNVQRPRSDRSLLPAPELSVAGNRSHPNSVASSIAGDSPATPSHIEQEDDRRRKAVFSNVPKLDRTMTDIYNDELYSPNFTITSASPAQSQMAVSPSNDVFAQRLSAANNQHLSAVHSPASNVSRDRSPFRQGSPLAPVANHDFGAGMHASRLRFNSALQMREQKKAEQDAQAMRQQMSMKSEPDTPKTISPKDAMLEFHDADGDSSFPLFPSQEPADFEDIAKAVVSQDQQANFVRSGMQTGASFPFMSAQLQAGVQIPQQYPFIAHPRQSQDHMPRLSSTESSDGGSEGTPMSNGGSISKPAGTTADGGTYTCTYHGCTMRFETPALLQKHKREGHRQTQGIGGPRRPDTVVASPDSLLNSQAGPHRCDRINPSTGKPCHTIFSRPYDLTRHEDTIHNARKQKVRCNLCTEEKTFSRADALTRHYRVCHPDVEFPGKHRRRGHNT